In Caldicellulosiruptor obsidiansis OB47, a single window of DNA contains:
- the panB gene encoding 3-methyl-2-oxobutanoate hydroxymethyltransferase, giving the protein MNKVTTKTLFEKKQKGEKITMLTAYDYTFAKIFDSCSVDILLVGDSLGMVILGYDSTIPVTMDDMEHHVRAVSRGAKYSMVVADMPFLSYHTTIEDAVKNAGRLIRAGAYAVKMEGCDDVYDKIEAVIKAQIPVMGHLGLTPQSVNIFGGYDLRAKEEAEAKKLVEDAKKLEKAGVFAIVLEKVPANVAKQVQESVKVPVIGIGAGPYCDGQVLVCYDMLGMYEDFKPKFVKRYAEVGNIIKDAVTRYIEEVKKGEFPGKEHSY; this is encoded by the coding sequence ATGAACAAGGTGACAACCAAGACGCTGTTTGAAAAAAAACAAAAAGGCGAGAAAATAACCATGCTTACTGCTTACGACTACACCTTTGCAAAGATATTTGACAGCTGCTCTGTAGATATCCTGCTTGTTGGCGATTCGCTTGGTATGGTGATCCTTGGCTATGACTCTACAATTCCGGTCACAATGGATGATATGGAGCACCATGTCAGAGCTGTTAGCCGAGGTGCAAAGTATTCAATGGTTGTCGCTGACATGCCGTTTTTGTCATACCACACTACAATAGAAGATGCTGTGAAAAACGCAGGAAGGTTAATTCGTGCAGGTGCTTATGCGGTCAAGATGGAAGGCTGCGACGATGTATATGATAAGATAGAGGCTGTTATCAAAGCCCAGATACCTGTTATGGGACATTTGGGGCTTACACCCCAGTCTGTCAACATCTTTGGAGGCTATGACCTTCGCGCAAAGGAGGAAGCTGAAGCAAAAAAACTTGTGGAAGATGCTAAAAAACTTGAGAAAGCTGGGGTATTTGCAATTGTGCTTGAAAAAGTGCCAGCTAATGTTGCAAAACAGGTTCAAGAGAGTGTAAAAGTACCTGTAATTGGGATAGGTGCAGGACCATACTGTGATGGTCAGGTGCTTGTGTGTTATGACATGCTTGGCATGTATGAAGATTTCAAGCCAAAGTTTGTAAAAAGATATGCTGAAGTAGGGAATATAATCAAAGATGCTGTGACAAGGTACATTGAAGAGGTTAAAAAAGGAGAATTTCCAGGAAAGGAGCACAGTTACTGA
- a CDS encoding Rossmann-like and DUF2520 domain-containing protein — translation MKIGFYGASKAGISLALYFKEHGLEITGFYNRTYEKAIKASSMTKTHAFKSPEKLVEASDVLFIAISDTFIEEVSKNLYSPHLSQKVLGHLSGALTSDAIKTECRGKFSLHPIQTLRGQPEDVQILKKAVFSLEGDDEGKKIAKIILQKIGNKYIELKKEDKVVYHLAATVASNYLVALLNFSYLLYKKIGLEDEVIFSIIKPLSSASLENFLKDRLNCLTGPAARGDVLTLQKHYNALPDEKKTAFLELLKLAADLIFEKSDKDVYEKLQQFINSVRW, via the coding sequence GTGAAAATAGGCTTTTATGGGGCATCTAAAGCCGGAATTTCTCTTGCGCTTTATTTTAAAGAGCATGGGCTTGAGATTACAGGGTTTTATAACAGAACATATGAAAAAGCCATAAAAGCTTCTTCCATGACAAAAACGCATGCATTTAAGAGTCCTGAAAAACTCGTAGAGGCTTCTGATGTGCTTTTTATAGCCATTTCTGATACATTTATAGAAGAAGTTTCTAAAAATCTTTATTCGCCACATTTGTCCCAAAAGGTGCTCGGACACTTGTCAGGTGCGCTGACGTCTGATGCTATTAAAACCGAATGCAGAGGAAAATTTTCTCTTCATCCTATTCAGACTCTGAGAGGGCAGCCTGAAGATGTCCAGATTTTAAAAAAGGCGGTGTTTTCTTTAGAAGGCGATGATGAAGGTAAAAAGATTGCCAAGATAATTTTGCAGAAAATAGGGAATAAATATATAGAGCTCAAAAAAGAGGACAAAGTAGTTTATCATCTTGCAGCAACAGTTGCTTCAAATTACCTTGTAGCTCTTTTGAACTTTTCGTATTTGCTTTATAAAAAAATCGGACTTGAAGATGAGGTTATTTTTTCCATAATAAAGCCTCTTTCTTCTGCATCACTTGAAAATTTTTTAAAGGATAGGCTTAACTGTTTGACAGGACCTGCCGCAAGAGGCGATGTTTTGACACTTCAAAAACACTACAATGCTTTGCCGGATGAAAAGAAGACTGCTTTTTTAGAACTTTTAAAACTTGCGGCAGATCTAATATTTGAGAAGAGCGATAAGGATGTCTATGAAAAACTTCAACAATTTATAAATTCTGTAAGGTGGTGA